Proteins from a genomic interval of Rosa chinensis cultivar Old Blush chromosome 2, RchiOBHm-V2, whole genome shotgun sequence:
- the LOC112184901 gene encoding putative UDP-glucose flavonoid 3-O-glucosyltransferase 3, whose protein sequence is MKKAAELVIIPTPGIGHIVSAAEMAKLLVARDDQLFITVLIMKLDLDSRPMGIDITYTGSDRINFITLPEVNISTEGMSPNNFLKLFVESHKPHIKDTVSKHSQSQSEARLAGFVVDLFCTSMIDVANELGVPTYVFFASNAGFLALLFHLQVLHDEHNKDCTDLKDSDAELVLPSFTNTLPASALPSMFLDKDSTTTFINHARRFRETNGILVNTFMELEANALHSLSDGKTPPVYPIGPMLNITRNEKDEDSDLASDSTLKWLDEQPPLSVVFLCFGSMGIFDEDQVKEIAYVLQHSGLRFLWSLRQPPAEGKVAYPSDYADYWGVLPEGFLDRTTGIGKVIGCAPEVVILGHPAIGGFVSHCGWNSMLESLWCGVPVGTLPMYAEQHLNAFEMVRELGLAVEVSMAYRKGSVNAQDIERGIRQVMEHDSDIRKRVKEMSEMSNSLDGWWFLLLFVGALY, encoded by the coding sequence ATGAAGAAAGCTGCAGAGTTGGTAATCATTCCTACCCCAGGAATTGGGCACATCGTGTCAGCGGCGGAGATGGCAAAGCTCCTGGTTGCTCGAGATGACCAACTTTTCATCACAGTCCTCATCATGAAGCTAGACCTTGACTCCAGGCCCATGGGAATAGATATTACTTATACAGGATCTGACCGTATCAACTTCATCACCCTCCCAGAGGTCAACATAAGCACAGAAGGCATGAGCCCCAACAACTTCCTCAAGTTATTTGTTGAAAGTCACAAACCTCACATTAAAGATACGGTCTCCAAGCACAGCCAGTCCCAATCTGAGGCTAGACTTGCTGGGTTTGTTGTTGACCTGTTCTGTACGAGTATGATAGACGTTGCCAATGAATTAGGGGTTCCAACATATGTGTTTTTCGCATCCAATGCAGGGTTTCTTGCGCTCTTGTTCCACCTCCAAGTCCTTCATGATGAGCATAACAAGGACTGCACCGATTTAAAGGACTCGGATGCTGAGTTGGTGTTGCCCAGTTTTACCAATACACTGCCGGCTAGTGCCTTACCTAGCATGTTTTTAGACAAGGACTCCACCACCACATTCATCAACCATGCAAGAAGGTTCAGAGAAACCAACGGTATTTTGGTAAACACATTCATGGAGCTGGAAGCAAATGCTCTTCACTCTCTTTCCGATGGCAAAACTCCACCGGTGTACCCCATAGGACCCATGTTGAACATTACGAGAAATGAAAAGGATGAGGATTCAGACCTGGCATCAGATAGCACCTTGAAGTGGCTTGATGAACAGCCTCCATTGTCAGTAGTGTTCTTGTGCTTTGGGAGCATGGGAATTTTTGACGAAGACCAGGTGAAGGAGATAGCCTATGTGCTGCAGCACAGTGGACTTCGATTCCTGTGGTCCCTGCGGCAGCCCCCAGCAGAGGGGAAGGTTGCTTACCCTAGTGACTATGCAGATTACTGGGGAGTCTTGCCTGAAGGGTTCCTTGATCGGACTACTGGGATTGGGAAGGTTATAGGATGCGCTCCAGAAGTGGTTATCTTGGGCCACCCTGCAATTGGAGGGTTCGTATCTCATTGTGGGTGGAATTCTATGCTTGAGAGTCTATGGTGCGGTGTGCCCGTCGGCACGTTGCCAATGTATGCAGAGCAACACTTGAATGCTTTTGAGATGGTGAGAGAATTGGGATTGGCAGTGGAAGTGAGTATGGCTTATAGGAAGGGCAGTGTGAATGCACAAGATATAGAGCGAGGGATTAGGCAAGTGATGGAGCATGATAGTGATATAAGGAAGAGGGTGAAGGAGATGAGTGAAATGAGCAACAGCCTTGATGGATGGTGGTTCCTCTTACTCTTCGTTGGGGCGCTTTATTGA